In Desulfatiglans sp., the following are encoded in one genomic region:
- a CDS encoding radical SAM protein produces the protein MEKSCEDHGDFSVVIWRGDDIPLTKWGNYKPPEHENNPSDCPGSCGLCSGHLQKTCCALVEITDRCNLNCPICFAQSGGFSHDPAISDISDQFKELVKNGNTFVQISGGEPTVRDDLPDIVAAARDAGCENIQLNSNGIRLGQDKGFTKALAKAGISFVFMQFDGTEEAIYERLRGRPLLAEKQAAIEACSNELIGVTLVPTLVPGINDHNIGEILKFGFNHSPAVRGVHFQPVSYFGRYPLPPEDKDRITLPEVLHLIEKQTEGVVNITDFLPSACDHPRCGFHGDFVVLPEGLMKLTKRSNSNACCPSDGTEHLKNRNFVSRRWKRTAAQNIVDENGNNGKSDFDLFLKQVETHGFTITAMAFQDAYTLDIERLRRCSLHVYKDGKTIPFCARYLTKG, from the coding sequence ATGGAGAAATCCTGTGAGGATCATGGAGATTTTTCAGTTGTAATCTGGCGGGGAGACGACATTCCGCTTACGAAATGGGGAAATTACAAGCCCCCGGAACATGAAAATAATCCTTCTGATTGTCCTGGATCATGCGGACTCTGTTCAGGGCATCTGCAAAAGACCTGCTGCGCACTGGTGGAGATCACTGATCGATGCAATCTAAACTGCCCCATATGTTTTGCTCAAAGCGGTGGTTTCTCCCATGACCCTGCTATTTCAGATATTTCGGATCAGTTTAAAGAGCTTGTAAAAAATGGGAACACCTTTGTGCAGATTTCCGGTGGTGAACCGACTGTGAGGGATGATCTGCCGGATATTGTAGCAGCAGCAAGAGATGCAGGGTGTGAAAACATACAACTGAATTCAAACGGGATCAGGCTTGGCCAGGATAAGGGATTTACTAAGGCCCTTGCTAAGGCAGGCATTTCCTTTGTTTTTATGCAGTTTGACGGCACAGAAGAGGCCATTTATGAAAGGCTCAGGGGGAGGCCGCTTTTAGCCGAGAAACAAGCGGCAATTGAGGCATGTTCCAATGAACTGATCGGCGTAACCCTTGTCCCTACACTGGTGCCAGGCATTAATGATCATAACATAGGAGAGATACTGAAATTTGGGTTTAACCATTCCCCTGCGGTGAGAGGGGTTCATTTTCAGCCTGTTAGTTATTTCGGTCGTTACCCCCTTCCTCCTGAAGATAAAGACAGGATCACCCTCCCTGAGGTTTTACACCTGATAGAGAAGCAGACAGAGGGAGTAGTAAATATCACGGATTTTCTTCCATCAGCATGCGATCATCCGAGATGCGGTTTTCATGGTGATTTTGTGGTTTTACCCGAAGGGCTGATGAAGCTTACGAAAAGGAGCAACAGTAATGCATGCTGCCCTTCTGACGGGACAGAGCATCTTAAAAACAGGAATTTTGTCTCCAGAAGGTGGAAACGCACTGCCGCACAAAACATCGTGGACGAAAACGGGAACAATGGGAAAAGCGACTTTGATCTTTTTCTCAAACAGGTTGAGACCCATGGTTTTACTATTACTGCGATGGCATTTCAGGATGCCTATACCCTTGATATTGAGCGGTTACGCAGATGCAGCCTTCATGTTTATAAAGATGGTAAGACCATTCCCTTTTGTGCTAGGTACCTGACAAAAGGATAA